A single genomic interval of Cucumis sativus cultivar 9930 chromosome 5, Cucumber_9930_V3, whole genome shotgun sequence harbors:
- the LOC101206084 gene encoding vacuolar-sorting protein BRO1, producing the protein MAGTASSSSAGTSSNIMLAIFEKKTTQIDLYRPLRNFIAFNYSERDAQNLEDDLQTLKEYRSDLERQSDPSPTARRDLLQNYFKALCLVETRFPISPDKDHVNTITFVWYDAFKQKQKASQQNIHLEKAAVLFNLGAVYSQIGLSFDRATVEGRRQASHAFIAAAGAFAFLRDNASTKASIGTSTTVDVSVECVGMLERLMLAQAQECVFENTIAKGSTPGVCAKISRQVGLYYEEALAALNAPPLNQHFDKAWIAHVQLKAALFLAEACYRYSLELHEKENIAEEIARLRSGISALTEAKKSSKGAAAQLLDAINKLEANLNRNLERAMKENDRVYLMRVPNPSTLPPLPAFSMVKSMAMNEVLDASKEKMFACLIPDSSAKALSRYTEMVDDIIRTQAEKLQQASELTCVRLKEMDLPESILALEGNSSLPTDVKEDVEAVQISGGPIGLEAELQQLRDLRRVNSEMLVQIEELLQKEAREDSQFRSQFGTRWTRPQSSTLTKNIQDRLNRFAGNLKQAAESDSRIERSVKDHSALLSILDHRPIESALPTLARPIMSLDANEDAILGTLKQSLRQLENLGAQRAGLEDMLKEMKRKDDILPKLMTSTGSYEDLFRKEVSKYDNICEDISQNIEAQEQLLLQIQGQNNEFSVIFNLEDYKASRERCYKQIQAAVAKYREIKENINEGLKFYVTLQDAITNVKQQCSDFVMTRNIQCREMMEDVQRQMAGLSFQDTKNTPGGYNNSYPSVGPHTQRSQSPQPDVRPPQSYYQPPHDQSPVGGYTPPHPQSHPQPHPMYNSPQQPPPPSYHSPPAPPPSTSPYPPHPQASQQPSTNHEYGQPAYPGWQGPYYNAHVPQPGSIPRPPYTIPNQYPPHQQGGYYKQQ; encoded by the exons ATGGCCGGCACGGCCTCATCCTCATCGGCCGGGACCAGTTCCAACATCATGCTCGCCATCTTCGAGAAGAAAACCACTCAAATCGATCTCTACCGTCCACTTCGCAACTTCATCGCTTTCAATTACTCCGAGCGCGATGCCCAGAACCTCGAAGACGACCTTCAAACCCTCAAAGAGTACCGCTCCGATCTCGAACGCCAGTCCGATCCTTCCCCCACTGCCCGCCGTGATCTCCTTCAAAACTACTTCAAAGCCCTCTGCCTTGTCGAGACCCGATTCCCCATTTCCCCCGACAAGGACCATGTGAATACCATCACTTTCGTTTGGTATGACGCCTTCAAGCAGAAGCAGAAGGCTTCTCAGCAGAATATCCACTTGGAGAAGGCTGCGGTGCTGTTCAATTTGGGTGCGGTTTACAGCCAGATTGGCCTCTCCTTCGATCGCGCTACTGTTGAAGGGCGTCGCCAGGCATCGCACGCGTTTATTGCAGCGGCTGGGGCGTTTGCCTTCTTGAGAGATAATGCGTCCACTAAAGCGTCGATTGGAACTTCTACGACTGTGGATGTTTCGGTTGAGTGTGTCGGTATGTTGGAGAGGCTGATGTTAGCACAGGCGCAAGAGTGCGTCTTTGAGAATACGATTGCGAAAGGGAGTACGCCTGGTGTCTGCGCAAAGATCTCTAGGCAG GTCGGTTTGTACTACGAGGAAGCTTTGGCAGCCCTCAATGCTCCACCTCTTAACCAGCATTTTGACAAGGCCTGGATAGCTCATGTGCAGCTGAAAGCAGCTTTGTTTCTTGCTGAAGCTTGCTACAGGTACAGTTTAGAGTTACacgagaaagaaaatattgccGAGGAAATTGCTCGGTTGAGAAGTGGGATTAGTGCTTTAACGGAGGCTAAGAAGTCGTCAAAAGGTGCTGCGGCACAGCTTCTTGATGCTATTAACAAGTTAGAGGCCAATCTTAACCGTAATTTAGAGAGGGCCATGAAGGAAAATGACAGAGTCTACCTCATGAGGGTTCCTAATCCTAGTACCCTGCCTCCCCTCCCAGCTTTCTCCATGGTGAAGTCAATGGCTATGAATGAAGTGTTGGACGCGAGCAAGGAAAAGATGTTTGCTTGTCTTATTCCAGATAGCAGTGCTAAAGCTCTTTCTAGGTACACTGAAATGGTTGATGACATTATACGAACACAAGCTGAGAAATTGCAACAGGCAAGTGAGCTCACTTGCGTTAGGCTGAAGGAAATGGACCTTCCAGAATCTATTCTTGCTTTGGAAGGAAACTCTTCCCTGCCGACGGATGTAAAAGAAGATGTTGAGGCAGTGCAAATTAGTGGAGGCCCAATAGGCTTGGAGGCTGAGTTGCAACAACTCAGGGATCTAAGAAGAGTAAACAGTGAAATGCTAGTGCAGATTGAGGAGCTCCTGCAGAAAGAAGCAAGAGAGGATTCCCAATTTCGAAGTCAGTTTGGGACTCGGTGGACTAGGCCTCAGTCCAGTACATTGACAAAGAACATACAAGATAGATTGAATAGATTTGCCGGCAACTTGAAGCAAGCTGCAGAAAGCGATTCTAGGATTGAGCGTTCAGTGAAAGATCATTCAGCCCTCTTGTCAATTCTTGATCACCGTCCA ATCGAATCTGCTCTCCCAACTCTTGCTAGGCCGATAATGTCTTTGGATGCCAATGAAGATGCAATTCTTGGGACCCTAAAACAGAGCTTG AGGCAGTTGGAAAATCTTGGTGCTCAACGAGCTGGTCTTGAAGACATGCTTAAAGAGATGAAGAGGAAG GATGATATACTACCAAAATTGATGACATCAACTGGGTCGTATGAGGATCTTTTCAGGAAGGAGGTATCCAAATATGACAACATCTGCGAGGATATTTCTCAAAACATTGAGGCCCAAGAACAATTGTTATTGCAAATTCAG GGCCAAAACAATGAGTTTTCTGTCATCTTTAATCTAGAAGACTACAAAG CATCCCGTGAAAGATGCTACAAACAAATTCAAGCTGCAGTAGCCAAGTACAGAGAAATCAAGGAGAACATCAATGAGGGATTAAAGTTTTATGTAACTCTTCAG GATGCAATCACCAATGTGAAGCAGCAGTGCAGTGATTTTGTGATGACAAGAAACATTCAATGCCGTGAAATGATGGAAGATGTCCAAAGACAAATGGCCGGCCTCAGTTTTCAGGACACTAAAAACACACCTGGTGGCTATAACAATAGCTATCCCTCAGTAGGACCCCACACACAACGGTCTCAATCGCCACAACCCGATGTTCGCCCTCCACAATCGTATTACCAACCACCTCATGATCAGTCGCCCGTTGGTGGTTACACTCCGCCCCATCCTCAATCTCATCCCCAACCCCATCCCATGTACAATTCCCCACAGCAGCCACCACCCCCTTCTTACCATTCCCCTCCCGCTCCCCCACCAAGTACTAGTCCCTACCCGCCGCACCCACAGGCGTCTCAACAACCTTCAACGAACCACGAGTATGGCCAACCAGCATATCCTGGGTGGCAAGGGCCATACTACAATGCCCATGTTCCACAGCCTGGATCTATTCCTCGACCTCCTTACACCATCCCGAATCAGTATCCACCTCATCAGCAAGGTGGTTATTACAAGCAACAATAA